The Medicago truncatula cultivar Jemalong A17 chromosome 7, MtrunA17r5.0-ANR, whole genome shotgun sequence genome includes the window AAGGTGGTGGAGTTTCGCGTTGGGGAAAGAAGCTACCCTTCATCGAAAATTAAGGTCAGAGTTCTCagtttggatgatgatgattgttGGAGAAATATTAACAATTTCCCTTTAATTCTTTGGAATAGTGTCGTGCATTTGAGTGGCACTGTTTGCTCCTTGGCTGTTGTGGACTATGCTGATCCTTCTTATGATTACGAGATTATTACTCATGTTAATCGATTCGTGATTGTTTCCCTTGATCTTTCGACCGAGACAACCATGCAATTTTTGTTGCCTTCCGATTTTGATGAGGTGCCATGTTTTCAGCCAACTCTTCAAGTTCTTTCGGACCACATTTGCTTTTCGCACGATTTCAAGAGAACTGAATTTGTTATTTGGAAAATGAATGAGTTTGGAATTCGAGAGTCTTGGACTCGACTATTTAGAATTGGATACTTTGATCTTGAAATGCATAACCTTCCAATGGACAATTACTTGAATTCTACATTGTTGATGCCATTGTATCTCTCTAAGAATGGATATACCCTGATATTGGATTATTATGGAGATGATGAAGCAGTTATCTATGATCAAAGAGAAAATAGAGCAGAGAGAATTAGAACTTCTTACAATCTATGTCGGTTCTTATACGTTGAAAGTTTGGTGTCAACTTCGACTCATTGGAAGTAAGTTCTTTCCTAAtatcttttgttgtttgaatATGTGGTAATTCATGCATGTGGTTTTACAGTCTTTGTCATGTTATAATAACATAGATGAATGATTGTCTATTGGTCATTGTTAATAGTTTGGCAATCGATTGGATAGAATGAATgagtttgttttggttttatattaattattattaactaGAATGATTCTCATAAAAGAAGTTAATTCCATTTATATAAtacaaaaaatgttaaatacgAAGGAACCCTCGATAAAACAAAGTGGAAGGTGGGATATAGGACACAATAATTACTATATCTATAGATCTACTGATAAATTACAATCCATTGATATGCTAAGAACAATCCCTTGAAAAACCAATGTTATTTCAATTCTTCAtactattttaatttcatttgctTCAGCATTGTATTACATATACATTAAATGAACATAGTGATCAGCTATCAATTTGTCATTTAAGCTAAATACTTTtgcaaattaatattatttaagcTATCTAGTTCAAGCACATCCATGTATACCTAATGATAATGATATTGATATTGCAATAGAATCTATTGTTTAATGACACAACCGTGGTATAGCCTGTTGTACTGTACAGGCTCGTATCCATGGTTGAAGGTTGATACTGCtttctttttaacaaaactTTTGACCGCTTTCATTatgcattcattttttttttttcttctgtgcttttgttttatgttttactTCTAGACTAATGGATATTTTTGAATTATAGGTCTGCAAGACCAACTCCAAGCACATTGGCTATTTAAGGAATTGTGGTATGAAACTCTATCTAAATGGGGGATGAGAGTGAAGTTGGAGAtacagaggaagaagaagaatgcaTTTGTTACCAGGGAACAAAATAGATAATTGATCTTCGGTATGATGGATGGTGTACAATTTGTTAgattttcattctgtactatgATCAAATCATAGGAAATAGTACTCTTCATTTTGCTatcttctttatttaatttatgactTGGATCTTTATTTATGTTGAagttcatatatgatatattaactTACATATCATCCATGTGCAAATGGTTGTTTActtgtttgatttaaaaatcaGAGATGAGAGTGAAATTGGAGAGATATCGGAGATACATAGGAAGATGAAATCATTTGTTACGACGGGACACATATTTTCGGCTGTAATAAACGCACGCTGTTTCATGCTGTTTTTGATCTCCCCCATTAATCTGAGATCGAACAATTAAGATTGATAACTatgtctttttaattaaaaggatCTCGGCTGTGCAGTTTTGCAATAGGAAGTTAACCTTTTGCTACGTGAATGTTAAttctgttgttgttttataGATACCATTCAAGGTATGcatattttttatactttaaaCTTAAGTATCTTTTATTGGTTCCAAAATCACAAAGCTAGAAAAACACAGAAGAAAAGGTTCACTTCTGATGTTAATGTTGTTCCTATTATTCAAAGAGCACCTAAGGGAACTGGAAAGGGCATATACCTTGAATACAGGCCAagaattgataaaaattaagaatttttttatttcaatactTCACGATAATGACATTGCTATAgcatctatattttttttttaaacatgatCCTGGGATTAccaaatttcaaaacaatataACACTTTTTTGTTATAAGTTCTACCCACCGACTTGTGGTGTTGGCTTGAGACATTGGAATGTTCTCCTCCTCATTGTCATGTTATAATAACATGTTGATATtagcttcaaatttgtggtctggaagaacagagaaatcgtgacacgattgtggcatcgtggcacgatttcaaGTGGCAGAGAGCTAGTTTGCAGGAcgccaaatcgtggcacgatcttgggaaatcgtgacacgattcagaaacttgctcgttaagtatcactgataaggactggtcaacCTGGGGACCGTTgcagatcgtgacacgatctagggaaatcgtggcacgatttcttcAGGGGAAGACTAGTATATAgtgttcttgtgcttttttgaAGTAAGACATAAGAGAGAGCTTGTATGAGCTTTGAGAGAGAACTTGGATAGCAAAGGAGGGAACCAatgggttgagtgtctttgttgagagtgtctcttgggtttggaaaaacattgtaatcaccgTGGGTTTTAGGGTTCATCGTGTGAGAGTGGGAAAATACCAAAGGGTAGAATCTAGGGTTTGTTCATGTGTAAAGCTTGAAGGCTAGAGtcttgtaaccttttgtaacactttctcatattggattggagagctgctctctcccccagattaggccatattggctgaactgggtcaacaatcttgttCGGTgtttttgttcttccttttcttgcttatcttgtttatgcttgttagCTCTTTGTGTGGTTTTGCTATATACTAGTCATaggctgttttgttgttgtttgcttgGAGACCATTTGTTCTCATTGATTACCACtatcacttgctccacacatcattgttTATTTCATTGGTGTGAAGGTTTTCTTTGGAACCGGATTCACAACATAACATGTGTGAATGATAAATTTATTCCTTCTTGTATactataaaaaatgttaaatacaACTGAAACCTTAGATAAACATAGTGATTGTAATCTGTTCAAAACTCAGCTTTctatttgtcatttattttaaatagatAGATGTGCACAAATTATTCTTGATCTTGTTTTATTTACTCCAGTTCAAGCACATACATATTGCAATAGAATCTATTTTAATGACACCACCCTAGCATAGCATGCTGTACATGCTCAGCTTCATGCTGTAGACTTTTGACCATTTGTATTATGCATtcatatgttttcttttgtgattttgtGTTATGTTTTGTTCTTTCACTTCTTGTGTAACATTTATTTTCGGATTAAAGGTCTGCAACACCAACTCTAAGCACATTAGATTTTCGTGGCAAAATGGTAGGAAAATCTATCGTAAATGGGAATGAAAGTCAAATTCCATCCTAAAGGGGGAACTTGAGCTGAAATTAGAAGAATGCATGTGTAAATAAGCGACATTGATCTTGGTCGTGATAGATAgttcaatatgatatattttgatcATCTACTAtgaaataatgatatttttattttgccatCTTCTTGATTGTATTTGAAGTGTAGAAATGTAACAATTATGCGCTGATTTATAGTTAATTCAATCAAAACAAGATCACGAGAGAACCCATCACAAAGTTGTAAATCGAATACAAACAGAAGGACcattcttcaaaaaatttaattcaaacgATAAATTCAAATCCGTGGATTTTAACCACTAAGTGAAGTAACGTTAACTCCTTGTGATGGAAAATTATGGAATTATTTTCCTTCCCAAAAATCCAAACGCAAGCAAATTATATCAAACGTAGACAGATACACACCTTTCTAGAAA containing:
- the LOC25498658 gene encoding F-box/kelch-repeat protein At3g23880 — protein: MDTAPIKKQPQSNALQPIGQFLPDDLIVEILLFLDVQTIFPLKCLSKSLNSLISDPEFVKKHLKNSSQYPHLILTEKNSEYVMSSVKTLPVRRLLENQPFTFSGDRHRGGMNSNRMELIGSCNGLLCFLYNTLNGRNGRYVRYWFYIWNPATGTRSEPFGTRFDYSLRQPVSEVSNFSFGFDMLTGTYKVVEFRVGERSYPSSKIKVRVLSLDDDDCWRNINNFPLILWNSVVHLSGTVCSLAVVDYADPSYDYEIITHVNRFVIVSLDLSTETTMQFLLPSDFDEVPCFQPTLQVLSDHICFSHDFKRTEFVIWKMNEFGIRESWTRLFRIGYFDLEMHNLPMDNYLNSTLLMPLYLSKNGYTLILDYYGDDEAVIYDQRENRAERIRTSYNLCRFLYVESLVSTSTHWK